The stretch of DNA ACCCGGATCGCCTCCCGGACGCGGTCCTCGGGGCCGGCCAGGACCACGATGTCCAGGTCGCTGGTGGCGGTGGCCCGCCCGGCAGCGACGCTCCCGGCCAGCACGGCCGCCCGAGCCTGCGGGAACCGCTCGGTCACGATCCGGCGAGCGAGTGCGACCAGGTCCATGCGCCACATCCTGGGGTAGCCGCGGCGGTCACGGCTGAACTGCTCGCTCGTCGGCGCCGTCGGCGCTCGATCGGGTGGATCACCGGTGCGCCTCACGACGGTCGAGCCTGAGCGCCCTCGTGCTCGAGCCGCTCGACGCGGGCGCGGGCGCGCTGCGACGCCCGTCCGGCCGATCGCGAGGCGTTCGCGGCCTCGCGCAGCGCCTCTCGGGCTCCCGCGAGTCGCGCGGCGAGCGCGTCGTTCTCCGCCTGCAGGGCCTGCAGCTCGTGCCGCAGCGCCTCAGCACGCTCGGCGAGCGCCGCGCGCCGCTCGTCCAGCTCCTGCACGGCGCGGTGCGCTGTCGCGGCCTGCTCGGCGGCGCGGCGGTCCAGCTGTTCGGCCTCAGCCAGGTCGGCACGCGCCTCGGAGAGCTCCGCGCCGCGTCGTTCCTCCCGGTGCCGGGCAGCCGCCTCCTGGCGCTGCTCCGATCTCCCAGCGCCAGCAGTCGCCAGCTCGGTGTCAGCGGCCGCTCGCCGCGTGTGGGGCAGCGGTGCTGCGCCGACGACGGCCACGGCCCCGTCGACGTCGACCGGACCGAAGCCCGACGTCTCCAGCGACGTGGTCAGCACACCCGACCTGACGGCGGCGGCGGCCGCCGGGTCCGCCATGGCCGCATGCACGGTTGCCTGCACCTGGCCGAGCACCGAGTCGCTCAGGTGCTGGCCCTGAGCTTCGGCGAGGGCCCGTGCCTGCTGGCCGATCGCCGTCAGCAGCCGCCTGCGCTCCCGGTCGAGCTCGCGGAGCTGCTCACCGGCCAGCGTCTCCTGCGCCTCCCGCAGCGCAGCCCCCACCTCGACCAGCTGCTCCACCAGGTCCCGCTCGTGCCGGACGAGCAGGTCGACGGCCCAGGCCGCCACGCTCGGCTTCGGCAGGCGGGAGACCTGCGCCGCGACCGTCCGGTCACCCTCGCGGCGCAGCTCCTTGGCGTGCGCGTCGCGGGCAGCCGTGAACTGCTCCAGGGGCAGGCCGTAGAGCTCGACGGCGACCGCACCGGTGGTCGTCACGCGACCCGCTCCACAGCGCTCACCGCGCCAGTGTGCCGACCCCGTCCGGTGCACGCGTCCCGGGCTGCACCGGCGGCCCTGCGGCGCGCGCCGGTTCGCCGACCTACGGGCGCGCGGAGTGCGTCGGCCCCGGCTTGGCGTGCGCCTGCTGAGAGATCTGCCGGCCGTCCACCCCACCGTCGCGGGCGTCCGCGGCGACGCTCTGACCGAACGCCGCGGCGGAGGGGAGGTCGCTCGGGCCCGGGTGGGCGGTGGCGTGCGGGTTGGCGTGCGCGTTCGGCGCGTGGCTGGCCGACGCGGACGCGCTCACCGACGGGACCGGCAGGGCCGCCGAGCCGGTGAACTGCTGTGCCACCGCGGGCGCCGCCGCGGCAGTGCCGACCGCCACCGCGGCGATCCCCACGCCGACCGCGGCCTTGCCGGCCACGCTCAACCCCGCGACCTTCGTCAGCAACGCGCCCGTCAAGGTGCCGCTCATGGTGCCCTCCGCAACCGTGGGGCTGCGCCGTCGCAGCGCCTCTCACCGGTGATATCGGTGCCGGGCCCGCGCACGGTCACGCGGTTCAGCGAAGTTCACTCCAGCGGCGCAACGGCCGACCCACCGCAGGCCGGTCCCCGCCGCCCGGCTGCCCGCCTGCCCGACTCGCGCAACTGCTCCGTTCCCGGACCAATCCGCCGGGCCGAGGGCGCCGAACCACTGCTGTCCGCAGTACCCGCACGTGTGGGCGGAGCGTTCCGCCCTGACAGGGAGTCATCATGCGCACGAGCCTCAAGCTGGCCTCCGCGGCGATCGGGGCGGCCGCCCTGCTGCCCCTCGGCGTCACCACGGCGATGGCCGCCGACGGCAGCGGCAACGCCAACCTGGCACCCGTCGCCCTCAACGGCGTCAACGGCAGCGGGACCGCCATGGTCACCGTCAAGGGTGACGTGGTGAGCGTCACGCTGGCGGCCAAGGGCCTGCTCGCCGACCAGCCGCACGCCGCCCACATCCACTTCGGCGCCGACGCCCGGCACGAGTGCCCCGCCGCGGCGGACGACGCGAACAAGGACGGGCACCTCACCACCACCGAGGGCGGCCCGGCCTACGGCCCGGTCGTCGTGTCGTTGACCAAGACCGGGGACACGAGCCCGTCGAGCGCCCTCGCGGTCGACCGGTTCGACACGGCGCCCGGCGGCAACCTCTCCTACCAGCGCGGCGACATCACCGTGGCCCCCGAGGTCGCCACCGCGATCCTGGCGGGTCAGGCGGTCGTCGTCATCCACGGCGTCGACTACAACGGCGACGGCAAGTACGACGGCTCCGCGATGTCGGACCTCGACCCGAAGCTGCCGGCCGAGGCGACGGACCCCGCGCTCTGCGGTGTGCTGAAGGCGGCCCCCGTCGGCGCCATGGCGACAGGTGGGGGCGGCGCGGCGGCGCGGCCGGAGCAGGGCCTGCTGCTCGCCGGCGGTGCGCTGCTCCTCGCGGGTCTCGGCACCGGGGCGTACGTCGTGCGTCGGGCACGCACGCAAGCGTGATGTCCTCGGTCCCCACGTTCCACGGCCGCCGCGGCCAGCTCGTTGCGGCGGCCGTGGGGCTGGCCCTGGCGGGTGCCCTGACCCTGGTCGTGGGGCTGCGCGCGCAAGCCGGGCCTCCGGCGCCGCCGCTCAGCCGGGTGGCTGCGACGGCGGCGCCCAGCCCGACAGACCCCCCGACGGACCTCCCGGCACCGGCGACGCCCTCGGCAACCGCCGCGCCGGCCGCCGAACCCGACCTCGGCCCGATCCTGCCGGCGTCGATCCCCGTCACGCTCGACATCCCCGCCATCGGCGTGCACACGACGAACCTCGTCCCGCTGAGCGTCGGCGCGGACGGCGTGCTGCCGCCGCCGACAGACTACGCGACCGCCGGCTACTACACCGGAGGCCCGACCCCGGGCCAGCTGGGAGCGGCCGTCATCGCGGCCCATGTGGACGGCAAGAGCGGGCCGGCCGTGTTCTACCGGCTCGGCGAGCTCACGCCCGGCGCCCTGGTCCACGTCACCCGCCAGGACGGCACCGTCGCCACGTTCACGATCGACACGGTCGCGCGCTATCCCAAGGCACAGTTCCCCACGCAGCTCGTCTACGGCAGCGCCACGTCGCGGGCCGAGATCCGGCTCATCACGTGCGGCGGTGCCTACGACCGCACGACGGGGCACTACGTGGACAACGTCATCGCCTTCGGCCACCTGGACCCGTGACCGAACGAGCCAGCCGGCAGCTCGCCGCGCCCGGCGCGGCGACGTGCCCGACACTGACGCTCATGCCCACCGCGTCGAGAGGTGCGCCCGACGAGGCGGACGTCCCACCCACCACCTCGGTCGACGACCTGCTCGAGCGCGCCGCCGGGGGTGACCAGCAGGCATTCGCCCAGGTGTACGACACGCTGTCGTCGGGCGTCTTCGGCACGTGCCTGGCGGTGCTGCGGGACCGCGACCACGCCGCGGAGGTGACGCAGGAGGTGATGCTCGAGCTGTGGCGCACGGCCCCACGGTTCGATCGCCTGCGCGGTTCGGCCCGGACCTGGGCGCTGACGCTGGCGCACCGACGGGCCGTGGACAGGGTCCGTTCCGTCCAGGCGGAGCGAGCCCGCGACCAACGGGTGATGGACACGCACCTCGAGCGCCCGTTCGACGTGGTGGCGGAGGAGGTCGAGGGCGCCATGGACCGTGCTCGGGTGCGGCAGTGCCTGGGTGGGCTGACCCCCACCCAGCACGAGGCCGTGGTGCTGGCGTACTACGGCGGGCGCACCTACCGCGAGGTCGCCGACCACCTCGCCACCCCGGTGGCCACGGTCAAGACCCGGATCCGCGACGGGCTCATCCGCCTGCGCGACTGCTTGGGAGTGGAGCGATGACGACCCCGGACCCGCCTGACGGCACGAGCGACCCGCGCGACCTGCTCGCGGCCTACGCGCTCGACGCGGTCGACGACCTCGACCGTCGCCGGGTCGAGGACCTCGTCGCCGCCGACCCCGACGCGGCGCGCGAGCTGGAGACGCTGCGCGCGACCGCCGCCGTGCTCGGCGCGGCCACGTCCGCAGCACCACCGCCGGAGCTGCGCCGTTCCGTGCTCGACCGGATCTCGGAGGAAGGGCAGGTGCCCACGCCGGCCCTCGTCGCGGGGGAGCGGGGCACCGTGCGGCGGCGCCCGCGCCGCACGTTCTGGGTGGCCGCCGCTGCCGCAGCCCTCGTCGCGGCGGCCGTGCCCAGCGTGCTCGCCTGGCGTCAGACCCAGGAGGTCCACCGCGTCCAGGCGCAGCAGCAGGAGGTCGTCGACCTGCTCGCCGACCCGCTCGCCCAGGTTCGCCGGGCAGACGTGCCCGGAGGTGGCACGGTCGTCGGTGTGCTGTCCCGGGACCGGGCCCTGTTCACGGCGTCCGGGCTCCAGGAGCCGGGGCCCGGCAAGGTCTACCAGCTGTGGGTCGTCCGAGACGGTGTCCCGGTCCCCGACGCGGTGATGGCCGCCGGCGCCCGAATCGTGCGCGCTACCCCGGACGACTACGTCGTCCTCACCCACCGCTACGCGGCAGGAGACTCCCTCGCGGTGACCGTCGAGCCGACCGGGGGCTCCCTCAAGCCCACCACGAACCCGATCGTGGTGCTCACGCCGGTCTGACCCAGCCGGTTCGAGCGGCCGCCCGCCGCCCCCCCGGCGCGCCCGCCGCCTCGCCGGCACGCCGGACCGGGCCTCCCCATTGACAACCCGCACCTCGTCTGGAAACGTATCCGCCAGCCGACGGAAACGTTTCCGTCTCACTCGATGGAGAGGCCGGCAATGAGTCGACGCCCGACGTTGCACGAGGTCGCCAACCTCGCCGGCGCGTCGCTGGCCTCGACCTCGCGGGCCCTGAACGGCATGGGCGCCAGCCCGGAGATGATCGAGAAGGTGCGGGCGGCGGCCGAGCAGCTCGGCTACCACCCGGACGCGGCGGGACGCTCGCTCCGGATGGGCCGCACGTTCCAGGTCGGCTTCGCCGTCGCCGACATCGGCAACCCCGTGTACGTGGACATGATGAAGGCGATCCACGAGGTGGTCGGGCCGCAGGGCTACCACGTGGTGGTGGCGACGACGGGGAACGACGTCGCGTCCACCGCGGACGTGATCCGTTCGCTGGCATCGGGCGTCGTCGACGGTCTGGTCATCAGCCCGCTGCGCTCCGACGACACGCTGGCCGCGCAGATGGAGCAGGCTCCCGTGCCGGTGGTCGTCGTCGGCCGAGTGCAGCAGGACACCACCCTCGACTCGGTGTGGGCGGACTCCGCCGCCGGTATCGGCCTGGCGGTCGACCAGCTCGTCGGTGTGGGACGACGGCGGCTGCTGTTCCTCAACGGTCCGTTGGGGACCACCCCGGCCTCTCGCCGCCTGCAGGGTTTCGAGGATGCGCTGGCTCGCCATGACCTGACGGCGGCGGGGATGGTGGTCGCCGACGACTTCACCGTCGACGCGGGCACGCGGGCGGTCGACGGTCTGCTCGACGACCCCGCTGCCGAACGTCCCGACGCCATCGTGGCGGCGAACGACCTCCTGGCGATCGGCTGCATCCAGGCGCTGCGCCGGCGGAACGTCCGGGTGCCCGACGACGTCGCGGTCACCGGCATGGACGACACGGAGATCGCAGCCGTGTTCTCGCCCAGCCTGACCAGCGTCGCCCTCGGGTCGAGGGAGCGTGGCCGGGCCGCTGCCGAGCTGCTGCTGCGCCGCATCGCGGGCGAGAGCGGGCCGGCGCAACGCGTCCACGTGGCCCCTCGGCTGGTCGTCCGCGAGTCCTCGGGCGGCCCGGCGTGAGCACGCTCACCGTCGGCGCGTCCGTCGACCGTCCCGTACGCCGACGGTCCGGGGCGGGCCGACGCCGGCAGAGCCGGGAGACGGCCGTGCTCGTCGCGCCGTCGGTGCTGCTCATCGTCGTGCTGTCGGTCGCCCCGCTGCTGGCCGGCGTCGCTCTTGCGTTCACCGACGCCCGGCTCGTGCACAACCCGCACTACTCGTTCGTCGGCGCCGCGAACTTCACCAAGCTCGCCGACAACACGATGTTCTGGTCGTCCTTCCGCATCGGCATCGTCTGGGCCGTCTCCGTCACGGTCCTGCAGCTGGTCGCCGCCATGGGTCTCGCGCTCCTGCTGAACGCCGACCTGCGGCTGCGGGGCCTGGCGCGCGTCCTGGCGCTGGTCCCCTGGGCGATGCCGCCCGTGGTCGTCTCGATCATGTGGCGGATGATCTACTCGCCGAACGCGGGACCGCTCAACGCGGTGCTCAGGGCCATCGGGCTGCCCGGGGACACCAACTGGCTCGGCTCGTTCACCACCGCCCTGCCGGCGGTCATCGCGGTCGGTGTCTGGGTGGGGATGCCGCAGACCACCGTGACCCTGCTCGCCGGGCTGCAGCAGGTGCCGGTCGAGACCTACGAGGCCGCCGCGATCGACGGCGCCGGGGCGTGGCGGCGCTTCACGGCGGTCACGATGCCGAGCCTGCGTCCCATCGTCACGTCCATCACGTCGCTGAACTTCATCTGGAACTTCAACTCGTTCAGCCTGGTGTACGTCCTCACAGAGGGCGGCCCGGGCGGCAAGACGATGCTGCCGATGCTGTTCACCTACATCGAGGCGTTCCAGAACCGGAACATCGGCTACGCCGCCGCGATGGGCGTGGTGCTCGTCGTGGTGGTCGTCGCCCTCCTGGGCCTGTACCTGTGGTCCCAGCTGCGCAACGAGGACAAGCCGTGAGGGCGCGGGCGCTCGTCCGGCCTGCGCAGTACGTCGCGCTGGCCTGCTACATCGCCTTCCTCGGGTTCCCGCTGCTCTGGCTCGTCTCGTCGTCCGTCAAGTCGTCGGGGGAGCTGAACTCCCTCACCGTCTCGCTCCTGCCCACGCGGGGCTGGGCCTGGGGCAACTACGCGGACGCGTTGGCACGGCAGGGCCTGATCCGGTCGGCGGGCAACTCGGCGGTGGTCGCCCTGGCGTCGACGGTGCTGGTGGTCCTGATCGGGATGCCCGCGGCCTACGCGCTGGCGCGGGTCCGTGGGGCGCTGCGCGCCGTCGGGACGGGCTGGATCCTGGTCAGCCAGGTCTTCCCGGTGATCCTGATCATCCTGCCGCTGTTCCTGGTGCTCCGGACGGTGGCCCTGACCGACTCGCTCGTCGGGCTGACCCTGGTGCACACCACGTACACGCTCCCGTTCGGGCTGTGGATGCTGCAGGGCTACGTGACGGCGATCCCACGCGACCTCGAGGAGGCCGGTGCGATCGACGGGGCGGGCAGGTTCACCGTGCTGCGGCACATCGTCCTGCCCCTGCTGATGCCCGGCGTCGCGGCGACGGCGATGTTCGCCTTCGTCTCCTCGTGGAACGAGTTCTTCTTCGCCCTCGTGCTGCTGCAGTCGCCGGCGCACTACACGCTGCCCATCGCGCTGAGCATGTTCGTCGGCGGCGAGGGCAAGGTCGCCCTCGGCCCCCTGGCGGCCGGCTCCGTGCTCGCCGCGATCCCCAGCATCGTCTTCTTCGTCCTGCTCCAGCGCCGCCTGGTGGGCGGGCTGATGTCCGGAGCCGTCAAGGGATAGGCCCGCGGCCCCCACCCGACAGGGCGTCGCAGCGCGCGACGCCGACCAACAGAAGGGAACGTCGATGAAGACAGTTCACCGCATGCCCCTCATCGCCGCCGCGGTAGCCGTGGTAGCCCTCGCCGGTTGCTCCAGCGGCGGCGGCAGCGCCACCGCGACCGGCTCCGGCACCTCCTCCGCCGCGGCGGCCGCACCGGTCACGCTCACGTTCCAGTCGCTCTCGGACCAGCCCGCCACCATCGCGGCGACCAAGAAGATCGTCGACAGCTGGAACGCCGCCAACCCGGACATCCAGGTCAACGTCGTCCAGGCGAGCTGGGACTCCGTCAACGACAAGCTGACCACGCAGTTCGCCGGCGGGACGGCGCCGGACATCATCCACGACGACGCCGCCTCGATCGTGTCCTTCGCCTCCGACGGCTACCTGGCGGACCTGACCGGCCAGATGTCGCAGGCCAAGAAGGACGACATCGGCAAGGGGCTGCTCGCCTCGGTGACGGTGGACGGGAAGGTCGTCGCCTACCCGACGGAGGTGCAGTCCTACATGGTGTTCGCCAACAAGACCCTCCTGGACCAGGCGGGCGTGACGATCCCCACCGGCGACTCGATGACGTGGGACCAGTTCCGGCAGATCGCGAAGGCCACCACCAAGAACGGGGTCGCGGGGGTCGGCTGGGGTCTGAAGAGCCCCGTGGCGACGTTCATGACCCTCGGCCTCGGGTCCGGCGGCACGTACTTCGACGGCACCGGCACCAAGGCGACGATCCACGTCGGGGACAACGAGCTGGCGCTGCCCAAGCTGGTGCACCAGATGGCCTACGACGACAAGTCGA from Cellulomonas sp. NTE-D12 encodes:
- a CDS encoding anti-sigma factor; translation: MTTPDPPDGTSDPRDLLAAYALDAVDDLDRRRVEDLVAADPDAARELETLRATAAVLGAATSAAPPPELRRSVLDRISEEGQVPTPALVAGERGTVRRRPRRTFWVAAAAAALVAAAVPSVLAWRQTQEVHRVQAQQQEVVDLLADPLAQVRRADVPGGGTVVGVLSRDRALFTASGLQEPGPGKVYQLWVVRDGVPVPDAVMAAGARIVRATPDDYVVLTHRYAAGDSLAVTVEPTGGSLKPTTNPIVVLTPV
- a CDS encoding class F sortase, which produces MSSVPTFHGRRGQLVAAAVGLALAGALTLVVGLRAQAGPPAPPLSRVAATAAPSPTDPPTDLPAPATPSATAAPAAEPDLGPILPASIPVTLDIPAIGVHTTNLVPLSVGADGVLPPPTDYATAGYYTGGPTPGQLGAAVIAAHVDGKSGPAVFYRLGELTPGALVHVTRQDGTVATFTIDTVARYPKAQFPTQLVYGSATSRAEIRLITCGGAYDRTTGHYVDNVIAFGHLDP
- a CDS encoding sugar ABC transporter substrate-binding protein, which encodes MPLIAAAVAVVALAGCSSGGGSATATGSGTSSAAAAAPVTLTFQSLSDQPATIAATKKIVDSWNAANPDIQVNVVQASWDSVNDKLTTQFAGGTAPDIIHDDAASIVSFASDGYLADLTGQMSQAKKDDIGKGLLASVTVDGKVVAYPTEVQSYMVFANKTLLDQAGVTIPTGDSMTWDQFRQIAKATTKNGVAGVGWGLKSPVATFMTLGLGSGGTYFDGTGTKATIHVGDNELALPKLVHQMAYDDKSILPVTLTQSGSEALAAFYGGKVAMTVQGSYLAASMAKDAPSGFSWVVLPPLAGPQGAAQAADPQTLSVSADSKHAAQAVKFLEYFTSSDNLEAVNEADALIPATTSAQKAMATKLGSQNGWDQILKSGKDFQSAPFLFVNKYSQWKSTVATPAFQKYLANQIDDAGLTDALTNGWKQLG
- a CDS encoding carbohydrate ABC transporter permease — translated: MRARALVRPAQYVALACYIAFLGFPLLWLVSSSVKSSGELNSLTVSLLPTRGWAWGNYADALARQGLIRSAGNSAVVALASTVLVVLIGMPAAYALARVRGALRAVGTGWILVSQVFPVILIILPLFLVLRTVALTDSLVGLTLVHTTYTLPFGLWMLQGYVTAIPRDLEEAGAIDGAGRFTVLRHIVLPLLMPGVAATAMFAFVSSWNEFFFALVLLQSPAHYTLPIALSMFVGGEGKVALGPLAAGSVLAAIPSIVFFVLLQRRLVGGLMSGAVKG
- a CDS encoding sugar ABC transporter permease, coding for MSTLTVGASVDRPVRRRSGAGRRRQSRETAVLVAPSVLLIVVLSVAPLLAGVALAFTDARLVHNPHYSFVGAANFTKLADNTMFWSSFRIGIVWAVSVTVLQLVAAMGLALLLNADLRLRGLARVLALVPWAMPPVVVSIMWRMIYSPNAGPLNAVLRAIGLPGDTNWLGSFTTALPAVIAVGVWVGMPQTTVTLLAGLQQVPVETYEAAAIDGAGAWRRFTAVTMPSLRPIVTSITSLNFIWNFNSFSLVYVLTEGGPGGKTMLPMLFTYIEAFQNRNIGYAAAMGVVLVVVVVALLGLYLWSQLRNEDKP
- the sigK gene encoding ECF RNA polymerase sigma factor SigK, whose product is MPTASRGAPDEADVPPTTSVDDLLERAAGGDQQAFAQVYDTLSSGVFGTCLAVLRDRDHAAEVTQEVMLELWRTAPRFDRLRGSARTWALTLAHRRAVDRVRSVQAERARDQRVMDTHLERPFDVVAEEVEGAMDRARVRQCLGGLTPTQHEAVVLAYYGGRTYREVADHLATPVATVKTRIRDGLIRLRDCLGVER
- a CDS encoding LacI family DNA-binding transcriptional regulator; amino-acid sequence: MSRRPTLHEVANLAGASLASTSRALNGMGASPEMIEKVRAAAEQLGYHPDAAGRSLRMGRTFQVGFAVADIGNPVYVDMMKAIHEVVGPQGYHVVVATTGNDVASTADVIRSLASGVVDGLVISPLRSDDTLAAQMEQAPVPVVVVGRVQQDTTLDSVWADSAAGIGLAVDQLVGVGRRRLLFLNGPLGTTPASRRLQGFEDALARHDLTAAGMVVADDFTVDAGTRAVDGLLDDPAAERPDAIVAANDLLAIGCIQALRRRNVRVPDDVAVTGMDDTEIAAVFSPSLTSVALGSRERGRAAAELLLRRIAGESGPAQRVHVAPRLVVRESSGGPA
- a CDS encoding CHRD domain-containing protein, which codes for MRTSLKLASAAIGAAALLPLGVTTAMAADGSGNANLAPVALNGVNGSGTAMVTVKGDVVSVTLAAKGLLADQPHAAHIHFGADARHECPAAADDANKDGHLTTTEGGPAYGPVVVSLTKTGDTSPSSALAVDRFDTAPGGNLSYQRGDITVAPEVATAILAGQAVVVIHGVDYNGDGKYDGSAMSDLDPKLPAEATDPALCGVLKAAPVGAMATGGGGAAARPEQGLLLAGGALLLAGLGTGAYVVRRARTQA